In the Hydrogenimonas thermophila genome, TTCCAAAACATAGCTTTGGAATAAAAATAGAAGATAATCAGTTTCAACCTCAGTACAGAGTAGATAAAGATCACAGTGATATTGTTAAACAGATAAAAGATTTGGCAAAAAAGAGTGACCAAATCTATATCGCAACCGATGAGGACCGTGAGGGGGAGGCTATAGGCTATCATATTGCCAAAGCGATTGGAAAAGATCCTCAAACTCTACCTCGTATAGTTTTTCACGAAATAACCAAAAGTGCTATTCAAAATGCTCTTGAAAATCCTCGCAAAATCAATATGGATCAAGTTAATGCCCAGCAGGCACGCCGTCTTTTGGACCGTATTGTTGGATATAAACTTTCACCACTGCTTGCATCAAAGATCCAAAAAGGACTTAGTGCCGGTCGGGTACAATCTTCCGCTCTTAAAATCACAGTAGATCGTGAACGTGAAATTCAGGCATTTAAACCAGTTGAATATTGGAGTATTGATGCTCTGTTTAAGCCTAAGATAGATGCAAACCTTGTTGAATACAAGGGTAAAAAAATTGAAAAGATGACAATTGGCAATGAAAAAGATGCCCGTGAAATAGAGACTGTTTTAAAAGACGAGGTTTATCATGTAAAAAGCATAGAAAAGAAACAGCGAAAGAGCTCAACACCTCCTCCTTTTATGACTTCTACACTGCAACAAAGTGCTTCTGGTCGTCTTAGCTTTTCACCAAAAAAGACTATGATGATTGCTCAAAAACTATATGAGGGAGTTAAGACTGACAAAGGACAGATGGGTGTCATCACCTATATGCGTACAGACAGCCTTAACATAGCAAAAGAGGCACAAGATGCAGCAAGAGAGACTATTTTAAAAACATATGGAGAAGACTATCTTCCAGAAAAACCTAAAATATATACTTCTAAAAGCAAGGGGGCACAAGAGGCTCACGAAGCTATACGACCCACAAGACTTGACTTTACACCAGAAATAGCTAGTAAGTATCTCTCAGCTGATGAATTGAAGCTCTATAAACTTATATATAACCGTTTCCTTGCAAGTCAGATGACAGATGCTATTTTAGAGTCACAAACAATTCTGTTTGCTTCTGAAAATGGTATATTCAAAGCCAGTGGTCGAAAACTTCTGTTTGATGGTTTTTATCGTGTTATGGGATATGATGATAAAGATAAACTTCTTCCTGAGCTAAAAGAGGGTGAAGAGATTCCTTTGGAAAAACTGACAGCCAATCAACACTTTACAGAACCACCTCCACGCTATACAGAGGCAAGTCTTATTAAAAAACTTGAAAGCCTTGGAATAGGTCGTCCAAGTACATATGCACCTACAATATCTCTGCTTGTATCAAGAGAATATCTGAAAATAGAGAAGCGTCAACTTATTCCAACACCAATAGCATTTACAGTTATAGAAATTCTAGAAAAGCATTTTCCTGAAATTGTAGACTCTAACTTTACAGCAGAGATGGAAGAGAAACTAGATGAAGTAGCAGAGAAAAAGGTAGATTGGCAAAAGTTGCTTCTTGACTTTTACACCCCGTTTATAGAAAAAGTTGAAAAAGGCAAAAAAGAGATTAAGAGTCTTAAAAAGGCTGAACCAATTGGACGTGAATGCCCTGAATGCGGAAGTGAACTGCTTCTTAGAAGTGGTCGTTTTGGTGAATTTATTGCCTGCAGTAACTACCCTAAATGTAAATATACAGAAGCTATAGAGAAAGATGGTGAAGAAGCACCGACACCACAAACTACTGATGAAGTATGTGACAAATGTGGTGCACCAATGGTTATAAAGAGTGGTCGAAGAGGCTCTTTCTTAGCTTGTAGCGCTTACCCTAAATGTAAAAACACCAAACCTCTTGAGAAACCAAAAAGTCTTGAAGTTAAATGCCCTGAATGTGGAGGTGAACTGCTTGAGCGAAATTCAAGACGAGGTAAATTTTTTGGTTGTAGCAACTATCCAAAATGTAAATTTGTTTCAAAATTTGAGCCTACTGAAAAAAAATGTCCAGAGTGTGATTATGCAATGGCAAAACGAACATTTAGAGGCAAAGAGGTCTATGAGTGTATTAAATGCAAACATAGGATAGATGCATAAAGATTGATGATTTACGGATAGTGGATGAAGATAGGTATTCTTTCAGATACACATAAAAAAGTAGGGCGTGCCAAAAAAGCTATAAATATGCTTTTAGAGAATGGTGCAGAGTTTTTGATTCATGCAGGTGATATTTGTAAAGAGGAGATTTTAGAGTATCTTGAAGAGGTTTCAGTTCCGTATGTAGCTGTACTTGGCAACAATGATCGCAAACTGGTACCCCTTATAGAAAAATACAACCTCTTTAAAGAGCCACATTACTTTAGTGTAAATGATATACGCATAAAACTTATGCATCATCCATGGTTTTTAAGTCCAGATGCAGATCTCATAATATTTGGGCATACGCATAAATTTTCTCTTGAATGTCGGCTATCTGGTGAGCTTTACTTAAACCCTGGTGAAGTATGTGCCAGAAATAAGCCAATAAGTGAAGCTGTAATTCTTGATATAAATGATGAAAGCTTTGAGATAACTCATTGCCAAAGGCGCATTAAAGAGAATAAATGGCAATATAACAAAAAAATCTGCAAAAGAGTTTTGGAACATGTCTAAAAAAGTATTTTTGTGTGCTATAAGCAATATATCAAGCGGTCACTGCTTGGAAGATTGTAAGTTTTGTACACAGAGTGTCAAGTATGGTGCAAAAATAGAACGTTTTTATCATAAACCTATTGAAGAGATTGTAAAAGAGGCAAAACAGGCAAGAGAACGACAAGCAGTAGGTTTTTGTCTTGTTACTGCAGGTAAAGGGATTAATGATAAAACACTGCGGTTTGTCTGTGAAGCAGCAGAAGCTGTAAAAAAAGAGGTTGAAGAGCTTAATATTATTGCTTGTAACGGTACAGCAAGTGAAGAACAGCTTCGTATTTTAAAAGATCACGGTGTTAGTAGTTATAACCATAACTTGGAAACCTCCAAAGATTTCTATCCCACTATTTGTACTACACATGAGTGGAAAGAGCGTTATGAAACTTGCGAAAATGTAAAAAAAGCAGGTCTAAAGCTTTGTACAGGCGGAATATTTGGACTTGGTGAAACAATGGATGATCGTATCAGTATGCTGGAGTCTGTAAAAAGCTTAGAGCCTGAATCTGTACCTATCAACTTCTTTCATCCTAATGATGCACTTCCTCTTGAAGGAAAGATATTACCAAAAGAAGAGGCTTTAGAGATGATACGCATTGCAAGAGAGATACTTGGAAATAGTAGACGTATTATGATAGCAGGAGGAAGAGAGATCACCTTTGGAGATGAAGACTATAAAATCTTTGAAGCTGGAGCAAATGCTATTGTAATTGGAAACTACCTTACTACACATGGTAATGATCCTTTACGAGATCACAAAATGTTAGAAACTTACGGCTATGAAATAGCAAAAAACTGCAATGACTAATGATGTTTTAATCATAGTTACTCTTTCGCTACTCATCTGGGTAGCTCC is a window encoding:
- a CDS encoding biotin synthase, translating into MSKKVFLCAISNISSGHCLEDCKFCTQSVKYGAKIERFYHKPIEEIVKEAKQARERQAVGFCLVTAGKGINDKTLRFVCEAAEAVKKEVEELNIIACNGTASEEQLRILKDHGVSSYNHNLETSKDFYPTICTTHEWKERYETCENVKKAGLKLCTGGIFGLGETMDDRISMLESVKSLEPESVPINFFHPNDALPLEGKILPKEEALEMIRIAREILGNSRRIMIAGGREITFGDEDYKIFEAGANAIVIGNYLTTHGNDPLRDHKMLETYGYEIAKNCND
- the topA gene encoding type I DNA topoisomerase; the encoded protein is MKNLIIVESPAKARTIKNFLGKDYEVIASKGHIRDLPKHSFGIKIEDNQFQPQYRVDKDHSDIVKQIKDLAKKSDQIYIATDEDREGEAIGYHIAKAIGKDPQTLPRIVFHEITKSAIQNALENPRKINMDQVNAQQARRLLDRIVGYKLSPLLASKIQKGLSAGRVQSSALKITVDREREIQAFKPVEYWSIDALFKPKIDANLVEYKGKKIEKMTIGNEKDAREIETVLKDEVYHVKSIEKKQRKSSTPPPFMTSTLQQSASGRLSFSPKKTMMIAQKLYEGVKTDKGQMGVITYMRTDSLNIAKEAQDAARETILKTYGEDYLPEKPKIYTSKSKGAQEAHEAIRPTRLDFTPEIASKYLSADELKLYKLIYNRFLASQMTDAILESQTILFASENGIFKASGRKLLFDGFYRVMGYDDKDKLLPELKEGEEIPLEKLTANQHFTEPPPRYTEASLIKKLESLGIGRPSTYAPTISLLVSREYLKIEKRQLIPTPIAFTVIEILEKHFPEIVDSNFTAEMEEKLDEVAEKKVDWQKLLLDFYTPFIEKVEKGKKEIKSLKKAEPIGRECPECGSELLLRSGRFGEFIACSNYPKCKYTEAIEKDGEEAPTPQTTDEVCDKCGAPMVIKSGRRGSFLACSAYPKCKNTKPLEKPKSLEVKCPECGGELLERNSRRGKFFGCSNYPKCKFVSKFEPTEKKCPECDYAMAKRTFRGKEVYECIKCKHRIDA
- a CDS encoding metallophosphoesterase family protein, which translates into the protein MKIGILSDTHKKVGRAKKAINMLLENGAEFLIHAGDICKEEILEYLEEVSVPYVAVLGNNDRKLVPLIEKYNLFKEPHYFSVNDIRIKLMHHPWFLSPDADLIIFGHTHKFSLECRLSGELYLNPGEVCARNKPISEAVILDINDESFEITHCQRRIKENKWQYNKKICKRVLEHV